The Candidatus Desulfarcum epimagneticum region GGAAGCCGACACTTTTCCATTGACCGCCAAATCCGATAAAAAGCGTTCGATGTCCCTGACGCCCAGGTCACGAGGATGAGTCTGGCCGCCAAAAAAATGAATATAGCGTCGTATCCATTGGCAATAGGTCTGCTCAGTCCGATATGCATAATGATGGTAACGCATCACTTGAAGAATCTGATCCATCAATTTTAGTTTTGGATCAGGACGAAATTTTGCTTGATTTTCCATATTGCATCGCCTAATATCACAATATACAGAAAAAGAAAAATGTTTTTTTATATGTGGAAAATTTTTCCATATTTGATTCTTTAATATAAGGATAAATGTAAAATAGCGCTATTTGAGACATATCTATTACTGTCGATATCATGGAATTTTTCTATTTATCAACACTGTTAGCAGCTTTTAAAGGATAATCCAAACGCATGATGGATAAATTGACGAGTTTTACTGATTACTTTCGAAAGATTCCGGCTGCTTTTTTAGTAGCAATAGTGACGGTTCTTGGACTGATATTATTCCTGCCCGAAAATTATGCGAAGATTGTGGCAGTAGATGGATTCCGAAACAAATACAGAGTTTATCTTGGCCCTGCTTTTCTGCTGACATTGTCATTCTGTGTTGCAAGGATTTTCATTTTCATAATGCAAGGACAAGCGCAACGAAAAGCTCTCAAAATAAAGCAGGAATATTTGCATCGGCTAACACCGGAGGAAAAAGGATATTTAGTTCCGTACATTGATGGGCAACAGAATAGTGTATATGTAGGAATGGAAGACGGTGTGATGTCTGGGCTAAGAGCAAAAGGGATCACTTATTTGGCTGCTAATATGGGGGATGTGCTAAATGGATTTGCATTTAACCTTCAACCTTGGGCGCGGGAGTACTTAGAAAGTAACCATCACCTCCTTGATGGGCATGCGGGCCGCCCAAGGACGCCTCAACAAAGGATATTCTCCAGATAACTTTTTAGCAGTAGGCAACAAAACACAATATAGATTGTAAAAATGGAAAAATGGAAACAGATCGGGCCGTTAAAATTTAAATACAAAAAAGATGTTACTGCCCATTTCAAAAGAATTTTAAACTCCTATGACTTTCAAGAATCTCTTGATGAAGAAGATTTTAATGATGTTTTAAATCTGCTAAGAATTCATCCAAAAGCACAGGAAAAAATCGGCCCAGGGATTAAAGAAATTATAGTTGATGAAACCCGGTATAAAACAAAATGTTTTAATGCTGTCAGACTTGACTCTTCATGTGAAATTTTTTCATATCTTAAATGCATAAATGGCAGTTTATCTCCTTTGACAAAATTTAGCAAAACGTGCCGGGATGCTATCTCTGAAGACTTAAGATTGGTAAAATTATCTTTTTTTAAAAAAAATTCACAAAAAGGGAAGGTTAAATGCCAAGAAACAGGAGAATTGAGCTTTTGGGAAGAACTAAATGTTGATCATAGGCAACCAAATACATTTTCCGTAATTGTGGATAGGTTTATCGAATTGCATGGGATAGATATAGAGACAGTTGAGTACATTGAAACTATCGATAACGTTTATTTATTCAAAGCTGATGATCTGTCTAAAAAATTCAGACAGTATCACAAAGAAAAGGCAAATCTACGATTGGTAAGAAAGGATAAAAATTTAGGCAGATCTCATTTGGCACGAAATAAGAGGCAAAGAAAAGACTTAAAAATAGAATAGCACACGAATTTGCTAACAAAACGCTGGAGCGGGACCGGGCGTACTGCGAACCTTTTCGGAAATATGTGGTTTAGGAAACTGAAAACTTTTATCTGAGGTTTCGGGTTAAACGCCCGGCCCCTCAGCTCAAGCGTTAAGCTCCACAAGGAATCATATGGAATTTAAAGATTGGCTTCCAATGTTTGGTATCATTATTGGATGGATGTTAAGCCAGCTTGCATCCCACTACAAGGATACAAGAGAAGAGAGAAAATTACTATCTATAGCTATGTCCACTTTCCTATACGTGTATTTCGATCGCGTAAGATATCGCCAAATATTAAAAGTATTGAATGTGAGGTTAGGTGATAAGTTAGAAGTAATATCGAAGCAAGATTTAAGCTCTGAAGAGAAAATAGCTGAAAATAATAAGCTTCTTGTTGAGGTCGAATCTGCGAGGATGATTTTACTTATAGATCACCCTGAAACAGAGGCAAGAAACAAAGAGGCTCTCTCGAAAGCATTGGAATCTATATCGCAGGTTGATTCCCTAATTTCATATAAAGCAAAATCACTCATTGAAGACGACTATCTTTACAAAAAAACGGATCTACGTGGCCTACTAAATCAACCAATAGTCTATTTAGAGTCATATGGCTCTTTAATGGGGGCAGTTGAATCATTTAACACCGAACTATGCAATCTAATACGAATCACAGCTCTTAGACATGGTGCTCTTTGCTATATTAGAACTTTTTTATTCCTGTGGTATGAGCGCTCAAAACTAAAAAAGAGCGATCAAAGGGCCAATCAGTTTTTAGAAGCCTTTGAAAACTCAAACAGCGAGCAACAAGAGCTTAACAATAAAATGCAGCCGACCGCTGAAAGCGGCGGCTGATTTAGACGTTATGCCCAAAATACCCAATCTAATGGAGAAGATCGTATGGGAAATGACACAGAAAGCTTAAGGCAATACGCTTGGGATTATTTTCTTGCTCACGCACAAGCTCGTCTTGCAACTTTTCGATTCTACCTCTTATATTGTTCAATAATCATGGCTGGTCTATATGCTGTCCTTTCTAAAGGAGAGAACTTATGGATAGGTGCGATATTGTCGTTTTTGTTAACTTTTATTTCTTGGGTTTATTTGAGAGTAGATATCAGACATAAACAAATAATCAAAAGAGCTCAAGAAGCCTTAATGGAGTTAGAATCGAAACTCGATCTGCCAGATCAAGATGGAGGCCCTAATAAATTAAAACTTTTTTCACGAGAAAAATATATTACCTCAACCATGCCTCGATTTCCTGCAAGTTTATCACCAAAGGCTCATTGCAGTTATTCAACAAGTATTTATATGGTATTTTACTTATTTATAATTTTAGGGCTGGTTGGCGGTTTTGGGATAATTCTATCAATTATCAATTAAACGTAGGCAGAATAGTGAAATATAAAATTCTTTTTATAAATTCACCATTATTCATGGCTGAAAGTAAAGATAATAGTGAGGACAAATTACCACCAATTGGATTAGGATATATAGCAACTAGTATCAGTAATAATGGCCATGACGTAGAATTTTTGGATGCTGTTTCTGGCGAAATAGGCGTGAAACGAATCATAGAAAAGATTAAATCTGCAAATCCAGATTTTGTCGCAATAAATATATTTTCGACCAACTATGAACTTGTCAAGAAAATTGTAACATCAGTTGATATTAAAGTTAATTTCATTATTGGAGGAATTGTAACGAAGTCAATTTACAAGCTGATAAATGATTGGGATACAGACAACCATATTGATATTGTTTTTGGAGACGGGGAATTAATAACTGAAGGGATTATTAATAACAACTTGATCCAAGAACCTGACGCAATAGCGGATAATAGAAGGTTTTTTTTGGTAGATAGCAAATCTCCATATTTTGTTCAAAACATTTCGAATTTACCTCTAAACCGCTCTTTTTTTGAATATGAGCCCATCTTCAACCACCATGGAGATATTGAAATATCAGTAGTAACCAGCAGAGGCTGTATTCATGATTGTGCATTTTGCTCGGCAGCTAGATCTATGAATAGAGAAATAAAAATTCGAAAAAAACAAAAAGAAAGCATAAAAAATGAGCTAAAACAAATATCTACCATGTATCCCAACGTTACAGCGATAAGAATTCTAGATGATCTTTTTTTAAAGAACAGACAATCTCTTCCTGAAGCGATAGAAATTTTTTCTGAAACCCATTACAATTGGCGCTCAATGGCCCATTTGAAAACCTTTAAGGGGGTTGACCAAAACCTTTTAATAGAACTTAAAAAATCCGGCTGCATTGAGCTATTTATTGGTATTGAATCTGGCTCGGACAGAGTTCTGAAAATCATTAACAAGGAGCGTGCAGATATTGATACTTTGGCAATTCTTCATAATATATTTAAAGCTCAAATAGGAGTAAAAGGCTATTTTATTCTTGGTATGCCTTCTGAAACAGAAGCCGAGTTGATAGAAACCTACGAATTTGCTAAAAAAATAAAAAATATTTCAATTGAGACTGGTAGTTGTTTTAGGGTGAGCGCTTTTCAATTCAGGCCGTATCATGGTACTAAAATTTACAACCATTTGTTTGCTGAATCTTCAGAAGATAATCCAAGTATTACGCAAAACATAAATCTTACAAAATTAATTGGAGGCCGATCAGGCTTCAATTTTTCAAGTGGCAATTACTCAGAGTGCAATGAAAAAACATTGCTTAAATATATTAAGTCTATCTTGGATCTTAATAATTTTCAGGTGTGATGATGGATTTGAACACTATCTTAAAATGTGACAGGTGTTGTTTAAGGGAAAACCAATTGCCTCTTTTGGATAATACAAAAAGTGCTGATATTTTTTGGGTTGGTTTGTCAGCTGTAAAAGTAGAAAATATAAAAAACGATACTCCTTTGTGCGAAAAGACAAATTCAGGAAAGCTGATAAGTGCAATAGAAGAAACTATGGGGAATGTTAGTTTTTACAAAACAAATCTTGTTAAGTGTCTCCCCTTAAATGAATCAAAAATTAGGTACCCAAATAGCAAAGAAATGTCTGCTTGCTATGATCATTTAATCTACGAAATCAATGCGTTTAAGCCGAAAGTAGTTTTTTTGCTAGGAAAAATAGTCTCTGATTTCATAGCAAAGAGAGAAAAAATTACTATTGGGCCATTGCACCCTAATTTCGAATATATAAAACTCAACATTATTAATACAACTATAGTTCCCATACATCATCCATCTTACATTCAAATATATAAGCGAAAGAAAGTTAATAATTATATGTCAGCAGTGAAGAACATTTGCGAAGCATAACGAATAAGGTTAGATTGTGAGAGCGAAGCGAGCCACAATCTGAACCGTTTGTTGGACAAGCCCGGTCTCTATTATATAGAAAATATCTTTTTGGGATACAGGGGTGAGAGGCAGAGATTCTTCCGCTTTCAAAAAATGATCTTTGAAATAGATTTTCTTGGCAAACAATTTGCCAGAGGCGGAAAGCGCTATTTTTTTGAGCGCAGGTATCCATTTCCGAAAGAATCGGTTTTTTTTAATGATCAGCAATGTCGTTTCAGGGTTGTATAACGAATTCTCCTTTTCAAGGTTATGTACAGGCCTTTTGTCTCCTCGGTGGTTTCGATATCATGACTAAAATAGGGGACAGGCAAATAATACTTTGCAGCAGCTTGACCTCACCGATGAAGACTAAGACTAAAATAGGGGACAGGCAAATAATACTTTGCAGCAGCTTGACCTCACCGATGAAGACTAAAATAGTAAAATAGGGGACAGGCAAATAGTACTTGAAAACCGCAAAGGCCCATGATAAACCATTCCCCAAACACCAAAACAGGACAAAACCCATGCCAAGAATGGAAAAAATAGGGACAGGCTAATAATGCTTGACAACCGCAAAGCCCCAAGATAAACCATTCCCCAAACACCCAAAACAGGACAAAACCCATGCCAAGAATAGCCAGAATGCTCAACAAGGGCGAAAAAACCGTCTATCATGTGATTTCCCGAACCGCCCTGGACGGTTTCCCCTTTCAGGACGTGGAAAAGGAGGCACTGGTCAAAATCATCAAAAAATTCAGCCGCGTCTATTTTGCCGACATCATGGGCTTTTGCGTCATGGGCAATCATTTCCACCTGCTGGCAAAGATGCGCCCAGGCCATGATTTTACGGACGAACAAATCCGGGAACGGTTTGTGAATTTCTACGGGGAAAAACGGGAATTCGGGGAAGGCGACATTGAGCGTTTTCGGGAAAAATGGTCCAATCTCTCGGAATTTATCAAAGAAATCAAACAGACCTTCTCACGGTTTTACAACAAACTTCACAACCGAAAAGGAACGCTGTGGGCCGAGCGTTTTAAAAGCGTGATCGTGGAGAATGGAAACACTTTAATCAACTGCCTGGCCTATATTGATCTGAATCCTGTCCGGGCAGGTATTGTGGATCGCCCGGAGGCGTATCGCTGGAGTTCCCTGGGCCATCACATTCAATCCGGAAATGAGGGCGGGTTTTTGTCCACGGACTTCGGTCTGGTGGAATTCAACGTCATGAGCGAAACCGAAAGAGTCAGGCGATACCGGCGATATGTGTATGAGACCGGGGCGTTGAGCCCCTCAGGCAAAGAGTTTGCGGGAACCATTGATCCCGGCGTTGTGGAAAAGGAACGAAACGCCGGATTCCGCCTGACCCGGACCCGAAGGTTCGCGTACAGAACCCGCTACTTCACCGATTCAGGAATCATCGGCTCCAAAGCGTTTGTCATGACGCATTACCAGAGGTTTAAAGACCGTTTTGAGTCCAAACGCGAAAAGAAACCCAAATCCATCCAAGGGCTTGAGGGAATCTATTCTCTGAAACGACTGTCTGAATCCATATAGTTCAGGAAGGCGCCGGGGGGCAAAATCATTGTCCGGCCCTGGAAACCCGTTCAGATTTTAGAGACAGGCATGCCCTTGCTCAAACCGCCGCAAAGATCCTTCCCGCGCGCCTGTCCGGTGATTTTATCCGTTAGGCGCCAAAAAACTTGACAATGCATCAAGGACGTATTAAAATAAAACAAAGAATACGTACTTATTTCATCAAACAAAATTGATGGCGTCGTAAAAAAAATGCGTCGCAGCGCTTATTTTTAATTGAGGCATACTACATGTATTGCCTCAATTAAAAATAACCACTACGCCTTGTGGCTTAAATTTTAGCATATGGAATTTTTAACTTAGCCATCCCAATCTTTTTTACGAGTTTATCAAAATTAGGAGCTTCCGTTATGAATGCAAAACTAACATTGAAAATGGATGATTCTGTTATTGAGTCGGCAAAGCGATTTGCTCGCTCTCACCATACATCTCTATCAAAACTGGCAGAAACATATTTTAAAACAATAACTCGTGAAGATGCGCCTCAAAAAAGAGTCTCAGGAGTTGTTGGAGAGCTTGCAGGCTTACTTAAAAATAAAGAGGTCGTCTCAAGCAAAAGAGACTACATCGATTACCTGGAAGAGAAATATAAATGAAGAAAGATAAAGTTTTTATAGACACAGATGTGATTCTTGATTTACTAACAGAACGAGAGCCTCACTTTGAAGCTGCAGTTGAGCTGTTCCTGCAAATCCAAGATAAAGCAATACTGGCTTATACATCTCCTGTTGTCATCGCAAATATATTCTACATACTAAACAGGCGCCTTGACAGGAAAAAGGCAATACAATCACTCATTAAGATTAAATCACTTGTCAAAGCGCTTAATTGTGGAGACCGCGTAATTGAATTAGCCCTCTCATCAGACTTCAAGGATTTCGAAGACTCAATTCAATACTACACAGCTCTTGAGAATAATATTAACATTCTAATAACGCGAAATGTAAAAGATTACAAAACAGCAAATATAACCATCTCGACTCCTCTCGAGTATATCAAAAGCAAATAAAAAATAAAATATGGGACAGGCAAATAGTACTCCGATGGTATTTTTCTCCTGATTGGTCAGAGGTTTTTTCCGGATGTTTAAGAGATGGATTTAAATGGCATCCCAGGTTCATTGAACGCCGGGGTTTTTTGAGTGGATTCAAGCCAACCGCGAAAACCCAACAAACTCAAAAAAACGCTATAGCCCCTGCGACTTTATCCGCGCGAACTCATGCTCAACCCCGGCCATGAATATCTGGAAGCTGCGGGAACGATTTCCATTTCGGG contains the following coding sequences:
- a CDS encoding Superinfection exclusion protein B, translating into MMDKLTSFTDYFRKIPAAFLVAIVTVLGLILFLPENYAKIVAVDGFRNKYRVYLGPAFLLTLSFCVARIFIFIMQGQAQRKALKIKQEYLHRLTPEEKGYLVPYIDGQQNSVYVGMEDGVMSGLRAKGITYLAANMGDVLNGFAFNLQPWAREYLESNHHLLDGHAGRPRTPQQRIFSR
- a CDS encoding conserved hypothetical protein (Evidence 4 : Unknown function but conserved in other organisms), producing the protein MEKWKQIGPLKFKYKKDVTAHFKRILNSYDFQESLDEEDFNDVLNLLRIHPKAQEKIGPGIKEIIVDETRYKTKCFNAVRLDSSCEIFSYLKCINGSLSPLTKFSKTCRDAISEDLRLVKLSFFKKNSQKGKVKCQETGELSFWEELNVDHRQPNTFSVIVDRFIELHGIDIETVEYIETIDNVYLFKADDLSKKFRQYHKEKANLRLVRKDKNLGRSHLARNKRQRKDLKIE
- a CDS encoding hypothetical protein (Evidence 5 : Unknown function), whose amino-acid sequence is MEFKDWLPMFGIIIGWMLSQLASHYKDTREERKLLSIAMSTFLYVYFDRVRYRQILKVLNVRLGDKLEVISKQDLSSEEKIAENNKLLVEVESARMILLIDHPETEARNKEALSKALESISQVDSLISYKAKSLIEDDYLYKKTDLRGLLNQPIVYLESYGSLMGAVESFNTELCNLIRITALRHGALCYIRTFLFLWYERSKLKKSDQRANQFLEAFENSNSEQQELNNKMQPTAESGG
- a CDS encoding conserved hypothetical protein (Evidence 4 : Unknown function but conserved in other organisms), producing MQLFNKYLYGILLIYNFRAGWRFWDNSINYQLNVGRIVKYKILFINSPLFMAESKDNSEDKLPPIGLGYIATSISNNGHDVEFLDAVSGEIGVKRIIEKIKSANPDFVAINIFSTNYELVKKIVTSVDIKVNFIIGGIVTKSIYKLINDWDTDNHIDIVFGDGELITEGIINNNLIQEPDAIADNRRFFLVDSKSPYFVQNISNLPLNRSFFEYEPIFNHHGDIEISVVTSRGCIHDCAFCSAARSMNREIKIRKKQKESIKNELKQISTMYPNVTAIRILDDLFLKNRQSLPEAIEIFSETHYNWRSMAHLKTFKGVDQNLLIELKKSGCIELFIGIESGSDRVLKIINKERADIDTLAILHNIFKAQIGVKGYFILGMPSETEAELIETYEFAKKIKNISIETGSCFRVSAFQFRPYHGTKIYNHLFAESSEDNPSITQNINLTKLIGGRSGFNFSSGNYSECNEKTLLKYIKSILDLNNFQV
- a CDS encoding Uracil-DNA glycosylase, family 4, giving the protein MDLNTILKCDRCCLRENQLPLLDNTKSADIFWVGLSAVKVENIKNDTPLCEKTNSGKLISAIEETMGNVSFYKTNLVKCLPLNESKIRYPNSKEMSACYDHLIYEINAFKPKVVFLLGKIVSDFIAKREKITIGPLHPNFEYIKLNIINTTIVPIHHPSYIQIYKRKKVNNYMSAVKNICEA
- a CDS encoding conserved hypothetical protein (Evidence 4 : Unknown function but conserved in other organisms), which encodes MPRIARMLNKGEKTVYHVISRTALDGFPFQDVEKEALVKIIKKFSRVYFADIMGFCVMGNHFHLLAKMRPGHDFTDEQIRERFVNFYGEKREFGEGDIERFREKWSNLSEFIKEIKQTFSRFYNKLHNRKGTLWAERFKSVIVENGNTLINCLAYIDLNPVRAGIVDRPEAYRWSSLGHHIQSGNEGGFLSTDFGLVEFNVMSETERVRRYRRYVYETGALSPSGKEFAGTIDPGVVEKERNAGFRLTRTRRFAYRTRYFTDSGIIGSKAFVMTHYQRFKDRFESKREKKPKSIQGLEGIYSLKRLSESI
- a CDS encoding conserved hypothetical protein (Evidence 4 : Unknown function but conserved in other organisms), with the translated sequence MNAKLTLKMDDSVIESAKRFARSHHTSLSKLAETYFKTITREDAPQKRVSGVVGELAGLLKNKEVVSSKRDYIDYLEEKYK
- a CDS encoding VapC toxin family PIN domain ribonuclease — encoded protein: MKKDKVFIDTDVILDLLTEREPHFEAAVELFLQIQDKAILAYTSPVVIANIFYILNRRLDRKKAIQSLIKIKSLVKALNCGDRVIELALSSDFKDFEDSIQYYTALENNINILITRNVKDYKTANITISTPLEYIKSK